The stretch of DNA AAATATATTGCAAATAAACAGTGTTTTCATTCAATGAATAAAGGGAGAATTTAAGAAATAAGCAAGAAGGTAAGGTATGGCAAAAAATCCAATTTTAGATTATATAAAAGAAAAATTAAATGCAAATAATGCAGCATCTTTGAATACACAACCCAAAGTAATTACTATATCTCGTGAGTATGGTTGTCCAGGGATCCCAATTGCAAATGAAGTAGCGAAAGCTTTTTCCAAAAAAGAGGAATGGACTGTTATTGATAAACAAGTTATAAAACAAGCGGCTGAAGAGTTTGATATTCCAGCAAAATTATTGGATGAAATTTCAAAATCAAAACCAAAAGGTATTTTTGAAGAACTTTTTATGGCATTTTCAGATGTTCATTTACCGAGTGACGTGAAAATCAAGACAACCATTGCACGTATACTTAGAACTATTGCACTTCATGGCAATGTAGTGATTCTTGGTAGAGGCGGTGTTGTTCTTTCACGTGATATTGAAAAATCTTTACATATTCAACTTCATGCTTCTAGTTCTTGGAGACTCAAAAGAGTAAAAGCATTAGAAAATATTTCTTCGGATGCAGAAGCTATTGGTCGTATGAATGTAGTTGATAACGAGCGAGTTTATTTTAGAAATTATTTCGCTGGAGAAAATCTAAATTCTAATATTTTTGATGTAAGTTTTAATTGTGAGTATTTAAAAGAAGAAGAAATAGTTCAGTCGATTCTTAAACTTGCAGAGATAAAAGGAATATAGTTCTGGATTCTAAATTTTATTTTTATTCATTGTTCCTCTTTTGTATTTCTTGTTTGTGCGACACGAGGCTTGCTCGCGCAAACTCTTATCAATTAGAATTGCCTGTAATTCCATTTAATGATTTTATAAAGGATGATATCACAAAAAACAAAATCAAGGGAGAAACAAGGACTCGTTCTATTAACGCTTTAATTCTACATCATACTGATCTGAAGTCTAAGGAGGATTATGTTCTTGAGTCTTTAAATTCCGGATTTTTAGTTCACTTTATTGTTGGAAAGGATACAAAATACTACGGATGGTCGACTAATCCATATTTAACTCTAAAGGCAGTTCCAAAAATGGATTTGACAAGTCTTCATATATCAGTAGAGGGAACTGAGGAAGAAATTTTAAGCAATCAAAAACAAATAGATGCTGTAGGCATTTTATTAAAAAAACTTTCTGATGATTTACAAATTCCGTTTAACAATGAGAATATTAATTTAAAGACAGGTGTTTTTACACATACACAAGCGAAAAAAAAATTTGGTAATTTTGTAGATTTAAAGGAATGCGGCTCTGAAAAAATATTAAAACAAGTTTTACAAAGTTTTGGGGGGCAATATTTTTCTGAAGAAAACTGGGTTGGTCGATATGAACGGGATTGGGTATCGCGGAGAGAAAGAAATAATAATAAACTAAATCCTGAACCAGATTATGATCGGGGTAGAGGACTTACGACACAAAAGAAAATAGATCTAAAAGAATTGGAGAAAGACGAACATGGATTTACTCCAGAAAAATTTAGATTGAAGTATGTATTTAAACAAAAAATTATTCCTGAATGTATAGTTTTGCATTTTACTGCTATACCTAGTTTTCGTTTATCATTAGAAACTTTGGAGAAACGAAAGTTAGCCGCAACTATCATGGTCGATAAAGATGCAAAGGCATACCAGTTGTTAGATGAATTGGATGATATGGCACAAGCAGCAACAGGAACAAATCAGAATTGTATTCAGATTGAAATTGTCGGCAAAAATATGGATGAATTGTTGGTAAATGAAAAACAATCTGAGAAAGTTTCTAATCTCGTAAAGGAATTAGCAGAATTATATAAAGTCCCATTTAATAACCATAAAATTGAGGAACTAAGGGGAATATATTCTCATACGCAAGCCAAGAAAAAATATGGAGGTTCAGTAGCTCTTTATGGAAAAGATTTTGATCCAGGCGAACCTTACATGAAAAAAATAATTGAATCCATAGGTGGGAAGTATTATCCAGAGTCAGAATGGTTTGAGCGTGCAAGCGATGATTGGATAATGCTGAGTGCGGATTTTCAGCCCTAAATTACTTTTCTAATCTAGAATACCAATTCTAAATTATATGCCATTTATCATAAATAAGTTCCGCTCTTTTTTACAAAAGGGGTATTCCCAATTGTCAAAAGAAAGTTATCTAATTTTAAATCACAATCTACTTTTGTAAATTTCCCGGGAAAATAAATTCTAACAATTTGATTGACAGACTTGGTATAGAGTCCAACTTATAGTTATGGATACAAGAGAATTTTTTGAGACAAAAATTTCAAATTTTAATGGGAATAATAAAGTAATCGGAGTTTTAAAGAGCGGCGAAGAGCGCGTTATTGTATTTGAAGTAACTGGATTAAATCCAGATCAAGTGCAGGATTTTTCGACTGGAATGATTTTTAATCTTTCTCAGTTTAATGAATTCAAAAACTACTCTGAAAAATTTATCTATAGTAAAACTAAAAACCACCATATAAAGCACAATGGTACTTATATTCATGGTGGTCAAAATGTGAAACGTTGGGCGACTAAATAAAGTCAGCTTTTTTGAATACAGGATACATCTTTACTCCTGAATCGAGTAAAGTTTCGTATCCTCCTTCTTCTCTATCTAATATACAAATTCCAGATTCTACCTTTATTCCTGCTCTTCTAAGCGCTTCAACAGCTTTAAGAGTTGAGCCTCCCGTTGTAATTACATCATCTACTACGAGACATGACTTTACTTTATCTATTTGTCCCTCGATTTCTTTTTTAGTTCCATGATCTTTTGTTTCTTTTCTAACAATCAGCGGGTAAACTATCTTACCCTGTTTGAAGTATTCTAAACTCAAAGAGTAACTAATCGGATCTGCACCGAGTGTTAAACCTCCGATTGACTCAGGCTTAATTCCTAATAATTGCGGAATATGCTCATTAACCACATAATCTGCAAAAAGAGAAAGTCTATCAGGAACAAGAATTATTTCCTTACAATTAAAATAATGGTGCGATTTTTTTCCTGAAGCGAGAGTGAATTCTTGTTCAGAATACCTATATGCATAGGTTTTAATTAGTTTTTGTAATTCTTCTTTTTTATTCATAATTTAATATTACTTTTTCAGTAAATGTTCCACTAATGCTTTTAGAAAATTTGGATTAGGAGTTCCGGGATCAAGTGGTTTATTATTTACAAAAAGAGATGGTGTGCTTTGAATATTTAAAATTTCTCCTTCTTTAGCTTCTTGTAAAATATAGTTTTGAATCTCAGTGGAACCCATACAGGATTGGAATTGTTGCATATTAACACCGGACTTGTTTGCGATTTCTCTAACTGACGCTACAGAATGTCGAATTCCATTTTCATTGTCGGTGTAAAGACCTGTATAAATTTCTTTAAACTTCCCTTGTTTATTTGCGCATAATGACGCACTCGCCGCAATACAGGAGCTTGCACTCGGATCTTTTCTTTGGACTACTGGGTTACAAGTTCCATCAAGAGGAAAATTTTTATAATATACTTTTATTTGACCAGGAAAGTCAGCAAGAAGTTGGCGGATAATATGGCTTGCGTGCATACAATGTCCACAGTTGAAGTCAGCAAATTTTACGATTGTTATCTTTGCGCTAGAAGTTCCGACCATTGGGGCTTGCGATAAGTCAATTTTTTGGCTAGGACGTTTTTCGAATTCCTCAATTTTTGAAATTAAAAATGCTTTTTCTTTTTCTGGGTCATCTACCATATT from Leptospiraceae bacterium encodes:
- a CDS encoding N-acetylmuramoyl-L-alanine amidase, with translation MCDTRLARANSYQLELPVIPFNDFIKDDITKNKIKGETRTRSINALILHHTDLKSKEDYVLESLNSGFLVHFIVGKDTKYYGWSTNPYLTLKAVPKMDLTSLHISVEGTEEEILSNQKQIDAVGILLKKLSDDLQIPFNNENINLKTGVFTHTQAKKKFGNFVDLKECGSEKILKQVLQSFGGQYFSEENWVGRYERDWVSRRERNNNKLNPEPDYDRGRGLTTQKKIDLKELEKDEHGFTPEKFRLKYVFKQKIIPECIVLHFTAIPSFRLSLETLEKRKLAATIMVDKDAKAYQLLDELDDMAQAATGTNQNCIQIEIVGKNMDELLVNEKQSEKVSNLVKELAELYKVPFNNHKIEELRGIYSHTQAKKKYGGSVALYGKDFDPGEPYMKKIIESIGGKYYPESEWFERASDDWIMLSADFQP
- a CDS encoding thioredoxin domain-containing protein, which gives rise to MDTKNLNKYNYIGIAVVIIGLTLCIALIQEFFGTAGAFVESLCSTTGDGDSCSKVAQSIWSGFRGLPVLGDVAVAHLGFTFYGFCGYLFFSILRGEEDKKKGLVNLLLLVSIFGILIDVILLIISVSQIGTVCILCALTYLVTLSIFILAYIQAKSYSGKEGIMSQIKLTTGKNISNNILNYTIIVLFFYACGIGVGKFSTKNQNGNMVDDPEKEKAFLISKIEEFEKRPSQKIDLSQAPMVGTSSAKITIVKFADFNCGHCMHASHIIRQLLADFPGQIKVYYKNFPLDGTCNPVVQRKDPSASSCIAASASLCANKQGKFKEIYTGLYTDNENGIRHSVASVREIANKSGVNMQQFQSCMGSTEIQNYILQEAKEGEILNIQSTPSLFVNNKPLDPGTPNPNFLKALVEHLLKK
- a CDS encoding cytidylate kinase-like family protein; the encoded protein is MAKNPILDYIKEKLNANNAASLNTQPKVITISREYGCPGIPIANEVAKAFSKKEEWTVIDKQVIKQAAEEFDIPAKLLDEISKSKPKGIFEELFMAFSDVHLPSDVKIKTTIARILRTIALHGNVVILGRGGVVLSRDIEKSLHIQLHASSSWRLKRVKALENISSDAEAIGRMNVVDNERVYFRNYFAGENLNSNIFDVSFNCEYLKEEEIVQSILKLAEIKGI
- the pyrE gene encoding orotate phosphoribosyltransferase, whose amino-acid sequence is MNKKEELQKLIKTYAYRYSEQEFTLASGKKSHHYFNCKEIILVPDRLSLFADYVVNEHIPQLLGIKPESIGGLTLGADPISYSLSLEYFKQGKIVYPLIVRKETKDHGTKKEIEGQIDKVKSCLVVDDVITTGGSTLKAVEALRRAGIKVESGICILDREEGGYETLLDSGVKMYPVFKKADFI